In Blautia sp. SC05B48, a single genomic region encodes these proteins:
- a CDS encoding ribose-phosphate pyrophosphokinase encodes MAQVNTKDFSTLPVGRLGLIPLQSCSSLGAKVNDWLVKWRAERQYPGMDSFAFEGYKRDSYIIEAKTPRFGSGEGKCTINESVRGDDIYVMVDVTNYSLSYPIGPYTNLMSPDDHFQDMKRVIAAVGGKARRVNVIMPYLYESRQDKRVGRESLDCANALHELIDMGVENIITFDAHDSRVQNATPLHGFETVQPSYQFIKALLNNEKGLHIDKDHFMTISPDEGSMNRAIYLANVLGVDMGMYYKRLDYSRYVNGRHPIAAYEFLGPKIEGKDMILIDDMISSGDTIIKIASLLKEKGAGRVYICSTFGFFTDGLDKFDDAYKKGYFDKLLTTNLVYQSPELLEKPYYISCDMSKYIALIIDTLNHDNSVSHLLNPVDRIKRCVTNYMSQHEK; translated from the coding sequence CTCCCGGTAGGAAGACTTGGACTGATTCCCCTTCAGAGCTGCAGCTCATTAGGCGCGAAGGTGAATGACTGGCTGGTCAAATGGCGTGCCGAAAGACAGTATCCTGGAATGGACTCCTTTGCATTCGAGGGATACAAGCGCGATTCTTACATTATTGAAGCCAAGACTCCACGTTTCGGCTCCGGTGAGGGTAAATGTACCATCAACGAATCTGTCCGCGGTGATGATATCTACGTAATGGTAGATGTGACAAATTACAGCTTATCCTATCCAATCGGACCTTACACGAATCTTATGTCCCCGGATGATCACTTCCAGGATATGAAGCGTGTTATCGCCGCTGTAGGCGGAAAAGCCCGCAGAGTCAACGTGATCATGCCATATCTCTATGAGAGCCGCCAGGACAAACGTGTCGGAAGAGAGTCTCTTGACTGTGCCAATGCACTTCATGAGCTGATCGATATGGGTGTTGAGAATATCATCACCTTTGATGCACATGATTCCCGTGTACAGAATGCGACTCCTCTTCATGGTTTTGAGACTGTACAGCCATCCTACCAGTTCATCAAGGCTCTTCTTAATAATGAAAAGGGACTCCATATCGATAAGGATCATTTCATGACGATCAGCCCGGACGAAGGAAGCATGAACCGTGCGATCTATCTCGCCAATGTCCTCGGTGTTGATATGGGTATGTACTATAAACGTCTGGATTACTCAAGATATGTAAACGGCCGTCACCCGATCGCAGCATACGAATTCCTCGGACCGAAGATCGAGGGCAAGGATATGATCCTGATCGATGATATGATCTCCTCCGGTGATACGATCATTAAGATCGCGTCTCTCCTGAAAGAGAAAGGAGCAGGCAGAGTTTACATCTGCTCTACCTTCGGATTCTTTACCGATGGTCTTGATAAATTTGACGATGCTTACAAGAAGGGCTACTTCGACAAGCTTCTTACTACTAACCTGGTTTATCAGTCACCGGAGCTTCTTGAGAAGCCATACTACATCAGCTGCGATATGAGCAAATATATTGCTCTGATCATTGATACGCTGAACCATGATAACTCTGTCAGCCACCTTCTGAATCCGGTAGACAGAATCAAACGCTGCGTAACAAATTACATGAGCCAGCATGAGAAATAA
- a CDS encoding ATP-binding protein yields MVIRRLKIKNFGKIRDKDMELSPGINVLYGENESGKTTTHTFIRSMFYGVRRLRGKAALNDTYTKYEPWENPAEYGGIMWFTSKGKKYRLTRNFYKEKKLGELLCEDDGSLVDAEQGALGTILGNVSEAVYDNTVSVAQLKSVTGKDLVRELQNYMASYQGTGDSSIDMGRAMQMLKMSRKGYLTEAARRKKELEKEKEKISANMEYIRREIRELDEKRERIMQQQDGMNIGTRERSTEDLLELRIDRVKRRRELTDAVLTVVLLGGIAGTGCLAAFSGQVIFSVLAGVATAVISVAALFFRIRLSRELNKRERQRERWLSRHEELTWNRNSLDSDYEEKHTALENLQAELTECEENTEVITPEETEIQALNMAMETIEALSGNITDQVGIRLKKRTSEILSEITGGRYQEVLMDEALHMSVNTGERIVSIERLSRGTLEQIYFALRMAAGELFCKEEPFPVILDDVFGMYDEERLAAALRWLHKENRQVIISTCHKREMEILDKERIPYQKLPM; encoded by the coding sequence ATGGTTATCAGACGTTTAAAAATAAAAAATTTCGGGAAGATCCGGGACAAGGATATGGAGCTTTCACCTGGGATCAACGTACTTTACGGTGAAAATGAGAGTGGAAAGACTACCACACATACATTTATTCGCTCCATGTTTTACGGCGTTCGCAGACTGCGGGGAAAGGCTGCTCTGAACGATACATATACAAAATATGAACCATGGGAAAATCCGGCAGAATATGGTGGGATCATGTGGTTTACAAGCAAGGGGAAGAAGTATCGTCTTACCAGGAATTTTTATAAAGAAAAGAAGCTGGGAGAGCTTCTCTGTGAAGATGATGGCAGCCTTGTAGATGCGGAACAGGGAGCTCTTGGGACTATTCTCGGAAATGTAAGTGAGGCAGTTTATGATAATACGGTGTCTGTGGCACAGCTGAAAAGCGTTACAGGAAAAGATCTCGTACGTGAACTGCAGAATTACATGGCCAGCTACCAGGGAACCGGTGACAGTTCCATTGACATGGGACGAGCCATGCAGATGCTGAAAATGTCCAGAAAAGGATATCTGACAGAAGCGGCCCGGCGAAAAAAGGAGCTGGAAAAGGAAAAAGAAAAGATTTCCGCAAATATGGAATATATCCGTAGAGAGATCCGTGAACTGGATGAGAAGCGTGAGCGGATCATGCAGCAGCAGGATGGGATGAACATAGGTACCAGAGAGCGGAGTACTGAGGATCTTCTTGAGCTTCGGATCGATCGTGTAAAAAGAAGGCGGGAGCTGACAGATGCAGTTCTGACAGTTGTGCTTCTTGGTGGGATTGCCGGTACCGGCTGCCTGGCAGCTTTTTCCGGGCAGGTCATTTTCAGTGTTCTGGCAGGCGTGGCAACTGCGGTGATTTCTGTAGCGGCATTGTTTTTTCGTATACGGCTCAGCAGGGAGCTGAATAAGAGAGAACGTCAGAGAGAGCGCTGGCTTTCCAGACATGAGGAGCTAACCTGGAACCGGAACAGTCTGGACAGTGACTACGAAGAGAAGCATACAGCGCTGGAGAACCTGCAGGCAGAGTTGACGGAATGTGAAGAAAACACAGAAGTGATCACTCCGGAGGAAACGGAAATCCAGGCGCTGAATATGGCTATGGAGACTATTGAGGCACTTTCCGGAAACATTACAGATCAGGTAGGGATCCGTCTGAAAAAACGTACATCTGAGATATTAAGTGAGATCACCGGTGGCAGATACCAGGAGGTTCTGATGGATGAGGCTCTGCATATGTCTGTGAACACAGGGGAGCGTATCGTATCCATTGAGAGACTGAGCCGCGGGACACTGGAGCAGATTTATTTTGCCCTTCGTATGGCAGCAGGAGAGCTTTTCTGCAAAGAGGAACCGTTCCCTGTGATCCTTGATGATGTATTTGGCATGTATGATGAAGAACGTCTTGCAGCGGCTCTCAGATGGCTGCATAAAGAAAACAGACAGGTGATCATAAGTACCTGCCATAAAAGAGAAATGGAGATCCTGGATAAAGAGAGGATTCCCTATCAGAAGCTTCCTATGTGA